The following are encoded in a window of Mustela nigripes isolate SB6536 chromosome 1, MUSNIG.SB6536, whole genome shotgun sequence genomic DNA:
- the LOC132023450 gene encoding L-lactate dehydrogenase B chain-like has product MACAISILGKSLADELALVDVLEDKLKGEMMDLQHGSLFLQTPKIVADKDYSVTANSKIVVVTAGVRQQEGESWLNLVQRNVNVFKFIIPQIVKYSPDCIIIVVSNPVDILTYVTWKLSGLPKHRVIGSGCNLDSARFRYLMAEKLGIHPSSCHGWILGEHGDSSVAVWSGVNVAGVSLQELNPDMGTDNDSENWKEVHKMVVESAYEVIKLKGYTNWAIGLSVADLIESMLKNLSRIHPVSTMVKGMYGIENEVFLSLPCILNARGLTSVINQKLKDDEVAQLKKSADTLWDIQKDLKDL; this is encoded by the coding sequence ATGGCCTGTGCCATCAGCATTCTGGGAAAGTCCCTGGCTGATGAACTTGCCCTTGTGGATGTTTTGGAAGATAAACTCAAAGGAGAAATGATGGATCTGCAGCATGGAAGCTTATTTCTTCAGACACCTAAAATAGTGGCAGATAAAGATTACTCTGTGACTGCCAATTCTAAGATTGTGGTGGTGACTGCGGGAGTCCgccagcaggagggagagagctggCTCAATCTGGTGCAGAGGAATGTTAATGTCTTCAAATTCATTATTCCACAGATAGTCAAGTACAGTCCTGATTGTATCATAATTGTGGTTTCCAACCCAGTGGATATTCTCACATACGTTACCTGGAAACTAAGTGGACTACCCAAGCACCGTGTGATCGGAAGTGGGTGTAATCTGGATTCTGCAAGATTTCGCTATCTTATGGCTGAAAAACTTGGCATTCATCCCAGCAGCTGTCATGGATGGATTTTGGGAGAACATGGTGATTCAAGTGTGGCTGTGTGGAGTGGAGTGAATGTGGCAGGCGTTTCTCTTCAGGAACTGAATCCAGATATGGGAACAGACAATGACAGTGAAAATTGGAAGGAAGTGCATAAGATGGTGGTGGAAAGTGCCTATGAAGTCATCAAGCTAAAAGGATATACCAACTGGGCTATTGGATTAAGTGTGGCTGATCTCATTGAATCCATGTTGAAAAATCTATCCAGGATTCATCCAGTGTCAACAATGGTGAAGGGGATGTATGGCATTGAGAACGAAGTCTTCCTGAGCCTTCCTTGTATCCTGAACGCTCGGGGCTTAACCAGTGTGATCAACCAGAAGCTGAAAGATGATGAAGTTGCTCAGCTCAAGAAAAG
- the LOC132011112 gene encoding olfactory receptor 2D3-like, whose amino-acid sequence MGTENQTYVTEFILLGLSSDRQIQILLFVVFLIIYLITLLGNLLIIMLIHIDSRLQTPMYFFLKNLSFTDLCFSTTIIPQMLFHLLVMRKTISFAGCSIQMIFFLVAGCTESSLLAVMSYDRYVAVCKPLHYSMLMTQRVCIQLSIGSWATGAFVSLVDTTFTLCLSYHRQNIINHYFCEPPALLKLASEETYKAEIAIFAMGVVILLGPLSLILFSYWNIISTVIQIQSGEGRIKVFSTCGSHLIVVVFFYGSTIFTYMRPNSKKISEGDKVISVFYSVITSMMNPFIYSLRNKDVKEALMKVFGR is encoded by the coding sequence ATGGGCACAGAAAACCAAACCTATGTGACTGAATTTATCTTGCTGGGCCTTTCTTCAGATCGGCAGATACAGATCCTCCTGTTTGTGGTGTTTCTCATCATCTACCTGATAACTCTGTTGGGAAATCTTCTCATCATAATGCTAATTCATATCGACTCTCGACTTCAAACACCAATGtacttcttccttaaaaatttgTCATTTACTGATCTCTGTTTCTCTACAACAATCATCCCCCAGATGTTATTCCATTTGCTAGTAATGAGAaaaaccatttcctttgctgggTGTTCaattcagatgatttttttcctagtaGCTGGGTGTACAGAAAGTTCCCTCCTAGCAGTGATgtcctatgaccgctatgtggctgTCTGTAAGCCCCTTCACTACTCCATGCTCATGACCCAGAGGGTGTGTATACAGCTGAGCATAGGGTCCTGGGCCACTGGAGCATTTGTATCTCTGGTAGACACAACATTTACTTTATGTCTGTCATACCACAGACAGAACATaattaatcattatttttgtgAACCTCCTGCACTCCTGAAGTTGGCTTCAGAAGAAACCTACAAAGCTGAGATTGCCATCTTTGCAATGGGTGTGGTAATTCTCCTTGGTCCTCTTTCCCTCATCCTTTTCTCCTATTGGAATATTATTTCCACTGTGATTCAGATACAGTCAGGAGAGGGGAGGATCAAGGTCTTTTCTACTTGTGGTTCTCATCTCATCGTTGTTGTCTTCTTCTATGGCTCAACAATATTTACCTACATGCGTCCAAATTCCaagaaaataagtgaaggggataaGGTGATCTCTGTGTTCTACTCAGTCATAACATCCATGATGAACCCATTCATTTATAGCCTGAGAAACAAGGATGTGAAGGAGGCACTGATGAAAGTATTTGGAAGATAA